The Rhopalosiphum maidis isolate BTI-1 chromosome 1, ASM367621v3, whole genome shotgun sequence genome has a segment encoding these proteins:
- the LOC113549383 gene encoding uncharacterized protein LOC113549383, protein MVEDKILYTFRGWLAFVAFMDLGVTFRSFFENKCIIGTQTNLQADEHFIHEELTLPRVLGMFSLLKALCLIHCSLFIHYKPMVSIGAISMVLSIVLYLSEAIHYRSTTLNFFIVFPSILNGLTLIGLYLIVRKINKPPVECVEENVEMLMSKLKYQKNKKYICKKK, encoded by the exons ATGGTGGAAGACAAAATCCTGTACACTTTCCGGGGGTGGTTGGCATTTGTGGCTTTCATGGACCTCGGCGTAACATTTCGATCATTTTTCGAAAACAAATGTATCATTGGAACACAGACTAATTTACAGGCAGACGAACATTTTATACACG AGGAATTAACTTTGCCAAGAGTGCTGGGTATGTTTTCGCTTCTTAAAGCTCTATGTTTGATACATTGCTCATTATTTATTCACTATAAGcc aaTGGTCAGTATTGGTGCTATATCTATGGTGTTATCCATTGTTTTGTATCTCAGTGAAGCAATTCATTACCGGTCAACTactttaaatttctttattgtttttccaagtattttaaatg gtTTAACATTGATTGgtttatacttaattgtaCGCAAGATTAATAAGCCACCAGTTGAATGTGTGGAAGAAAATGTTGAAATGTTAATGAGTAAActcaaatatcaaaaaaataaaaaatatatttgtaaaaaaaaataa
- the LOC113549382 gene encoding multiple coagulation factor deficiency protein 2 homolog, producing MISKTLLVTFPILVVLCHKSSAQYAPAPPGVNPQLYQQQQQQVPIQHLPPQQNVPQQVPYQQPPPQTQQQQHHQQQPPPQQQQPSHGHGSQGHHPHTQQVLHNSNLAEESDHIKKHLDLPTLDTSKMSEQELQFHYFKMHDADNNNKLDGCELIKSLIHWHVQGGHDPAAGGAPPQEKIFTDEELMQLIDPILTMDDTDFDGFIDYPEFVIAQNKAGSTQKQSA from the exons ATGATTTCCAAGACGCTTTTAGTTACTTTTCCTATTCTTGTAGTCTTGTGTCATAAATCATCGGCACAATACGCACCAGCACCGCCTGGTGTAAATCCACAATTGTAtcaacaacagcagcagcaa GTGCCTATTCAACATTTACCTCCACAACAAAATGTTCCTCAACAAGTACCTTACCAACAACCGCCACCACAAACTCAGCAGCAACAACACCACCAACAACAACCACCaccacaacaacaacaaccg agTCATGGCCATGGTTCCCAAGGACATCATCCCCATACACAACAAGTGTTACATAATTCAAACTTAGCAGAAGAAAGCga tcatataaaaaaacatttggatCTACCAACATTAGACACAAGCAAAATGTCTGAACAAGAAttacaatttcattattttaaaatgcatgatgcagataacaataataaattagatggATGTGAACTTATCAAGTCACTTATACACTGGCATG ttcaaGGTGGCCATGATCCCGCAGCAGGCGGGGCACCTCcccaagaaaaaatatttacagatgAAGAATTGATGCAGTTAATTGACCCTATATTAACCATGGATGACACAGATTTTGATGGTTTTATAGATTATCCAGAATTTGTTATTGCTCAAAATAAAGCAGGCAGTACTCAGAAACAATCAGcataa
- the LOC113548232 gene encoding protein SGT1 homolog — translation MMASCTNEENKIVIKKDWYQSESQVIVSILGKHTSKEECCVQFDKDEVNIQAKFATGQPYTVNLKLSRSIAPEFSSFRVLSSKLEIRLAKIESGMWDVLERTVVKTTKPSSVNLRNWDKVVNDMTKDEDDSDVNTLFKKIYSDGSDEVRKAMNKSFLESGGTVLSTNWKDVGKDKVDIKPPEGMEWKKWDE, via the coding sequence atgatGGCTTCTTGCACAaacgaagaaaataaaattgtcataaaaaaagaTTGGTACCAATCAGAGTCTCAAGTGATCGTTAGCATTTTGGGTAAACATACATCAAAAGAAGAATGTTGCGTACAATTTGATAAAGATGAAGTAAATATTCAAGCCAAATTTGCCACTGGTCAACCCTACactgttaatttaaaacttagcAGAAGTATTGCACCTGAATTTAGTAGTTTTAGAGTTCTCTCATCAAAATTGGAGATACGCCTTGCAAAGATAGAAAGTGGAATGTGGGATGTACTAGAGAGAACTGTGGTCAAAACAACTAAGCCCTCCTCTGTCAATCTCCGCAATTGGGACAAGGTTGTCAATGATATGACAAAAGATGAGGACGACAGTGATGTAAACACTTTGTTCAAGAAAATTTATTCAGACGGTTCTGACGAAGTGCGCAAAGCTATGAACAAATCTTTTTTGGAATCAGGGGGCACTGTTTTAAGTACCAACTGGAAGGATGTTGGCAAAGACAAAGTAGATATTAAACCTCCGGAAGGGATGGAGTGGAAGAAATGggacgaataa
- the LOC113560818 gene encoding RNA-binding protein 28 yields the protein MKDKIFFAKNKAPKNANNRRGRLIIRNLPFTTNEEQLKEHFSKFGEINDIKLLRKPDGKLIGCGFVQFIVKQNAAKAIAHTSGKDFGGRSIVVDWAIPKNKYETIHTTKEKEENISIKEENVEAIVEDQEEIKEVLSDDQNNIEKSKTVEDYLTLDTIKEECDNNFVDFETTDNENDVKRKREDNDENESVISTANKKRFKSHDVKEGLTVFFKNVSFSVNNDELKRFVKERFGPIYYALVCVDRLTEHSKGTAFVKFRDSSSVEACMSSSPEDLTLNGSTMEPQMAIDKEVLDKNKDDKVIHKDNRNLYLIKEGVIIAGTAAANGVSVHDMNKRLELEQWKSQVLKNLNMFVARNRLIIHNLPANMDNKNLKDLFTKYTRPNAVLKVVVMRNLKKVDPKGVPISKEYAFVTFKQHEDALKALRSINNNPNIFNSNKRPIVAFSIENRLVLQARQRRIDKSKTSNPLFNKQQPNTSSTVDNKNKKFNTENNNKNNRSTALSKKKTADLPEYTGITAKEGHMAIRSKFKLKIQSEAHQKNVKTKKKLTMKKKRDLAIRNEKKREPKVKSKKKNTKNDASFSKLVNKYKNKISAPETMKKWYEA from the exons ATGAAAGATAAAATCTTTTTTGCCAAAAACAAAGCTCCGAAAAATGCTAATAACCGCCGTGGAAGACTCATTATTCGAAATCTTCCGTTTACT acAAATGAAGAACAATTAAAAgaacatttttctaaatttggtgaaataaatgatattaaactTCTACGAAAACCTGATGGAAAACTTATTGGTTGTggttttgtacaatttattgttaaacaaaATGCTGCTAAAGCAATTGCCCATACCAGTGGTAAAGATTTTGgtg gtCGATCTATTGTTGTTGATTGGGCCATACCAAAAAATAAGTACGAAACTATTCATACCACTaaagaaaaagaagaaaatatcTCAATCAAAGAAGAAAATGTTGAAGCTATTGTTGAAGATCAAGAAGAAATTAAAGAAGTTTTATCTGATGATCAgaacaatatagaaaaatctaaaactGTTGAAGATTATCTTACTCTTGACACAATAAAAGAGGAATGTGACAACAATTTTGTAGATTTTGAGACTACAGATAACGA aaATGATGTTAAAAGAAAAAGAGAAGACAATGATGAGAATGAATCTGTAATTTCTACAGcaaataaaaaacgttttaaatctCACGACGTTAAAGAAGgtttaacagttttttttaaaaatgtttcatttagTGTTAACAATGATGAATTGAAGCGATTTGTAAAAGAACGTTTTGGACCAATTTACTATGCACTTGTTTGTGTAGATCGTTTAACAGAACATTCTAAAGGAACAGCATTTGTGAAATTCAGA GATTCTAGCAGTGTGGAAGCTTGTATGTCTAGTTCTCCCGAAGACCTAACTCTTAATGGATCTACAATGGAACCGCAAATGGCAATCGATAAAGAAGttctagataaaaataaagacgATAAAGTTATTCATAAGGATAatagaaatttgtatttaatcaaAGAAGGAG TTATAATTGCCGGAACAGCAGCTGCAAATGGTGTATCTGTTCATGATATGAACAAAAGACTTGAGTTAGAGCAATGGAAATCTCaagttcttaaaaatttaaatatgtttgtgGCTCGTAATCGACTTATTATCCACAACTTGCCAGCAAACATGGataacaaaaacttaaaagatttatttacaaaatatactcgTCCTAATGCAGTATTGAAA GTAGTTGTTatgagaaatttaaaaaaagttgatcCCAAAGGAGTACCAATTTCAAAAGAATATGCTTTTGTTACATTTAAACAACATGAAGATGCTTTAAAAGCACTCAGATCCATCAATAACaatccaaacatttttaattcaaataaa agACCAATAGTAGCATTTTCTATTGAAAATAGGCTTGTTTTACAAGCTAGACAACGTAGAATAGACAAGAGTAAAACCAGCAatccattatttaataaacaacaacCAAATACTTCATCAActgttgataataaaaataagaaatttaatacagaaaacaataacaaaaacaatagatCTACcgcattatcaaaaaaaaaaacagcagATCTCCCTGAATATACTGGTATAACAGCTAAagag ggGCACATGGCAATTCGATCAAAGTTTAAACTTAAGATTCAATCAGAAGCTCATCAGAAGAATGTCAAAACCAAGAAGAAATTAACAATGAAAAAGAAACGTGACTTAGCTATCAGAAACGAGAAGAAAAGAGAACCAAAA gtaaaaagtaaaaagaagaatacaaaaaatgatgcatcgttttcaaaattagttaacaaatataagaataaaatttcaGCTCCagaaacaatgaaaaaatggTATGAAGCATAA
- the LOC113550691 gene encoding LOW QUALITY PROTEIN: pre-mRNA-processing factor 39-like (The sequence of the model RefSeq protein was modified relative to this genomic sequence to represent the inferred CDS: deleted 1 base in 1 codon), with translation MADHDETLLKNEKSKENGKINDSVPELDDTEPPKVIITAPPTMSIKMISNKLQKSSDGFDNNKDSDDCQIILPKTEIIDITDDICDKDETLDETSEIGKTIVKYDINDTQTIMTPKEEHKEPETEVISEDEMPVDNMPVDTEAVSEDELPPTTLADQTEIVSDEELPSENGTSKIKRCQILEEKEDDNESQPAKKVKTEEVKPITELDKFWQAVKDDPSDFAGWTYLLQYVDQENIAENAREAYDKFLELYPYCYGYWRKFADFEKRNNNKEECEVVFQRGLNAIPLSVDLWIHYMTYLKTQHADDVDLIRSKFEKGLEMCGLEYRSDRLWDHYIKWEIEQNKLINAFNIYNRLLATQTLGYLQHFENFKEFVNKNAPDKILNAKEYLELRQQVAERIRLSGNGELLTDDSAPPGEEENTFLSDVSEKELALLKETIIESKQKINKETAKEIAKRQAFEEGIKRPYFHVKPLEKCQIENWKNYILLEKEAGDHQRIVVLYERCLIPCALYEDFWLSYLDYLESLDFDVSDLLKSLYLRACLVHHRKSPELHLKWSAFEESKGNLDKAAEILKNLDDAVPHMLQIIYRRINLEKRRDQFDKVCELYEHYINTSHTKFLTSNIAIKYARFLWKCASKIDKAIELITEIINKDKDNMQDNARLLLQLIELKMSVKPLNEKSVIQIFDEILSMSSVNLEQKILFSQRKLEFIEDYTCDYISLRKATNEFKSYTELLAKEKKKALAAVEEEKSRIEKEMKVKQAQDIAASSNSQTASTNYQPYNTTGYYPQQYATGYNQAAYQQYAPTGQDYSYQYQNWSYPQATNYNQTWGSYNYSGTGSGGSGGY, from the exons ATGGCTGACCATGATGaaacattgttaaaaaatgaaaagtctaaagaaaatggtaaaataaatgatagtgTTCCAGAGTTAGATGATACTGAACCACCAAAGGTTATAATAACTGCTCCTCCGACAATgtctattaaaatgattagtaataaattacaaaagtcAAGTGATGgatttgataacaataaagACTCAGACGATTGTCAGATTATCTTGCCCAAGACtgaaattatagatataactGATGATATTTGTGATAAAGATGAAACTTTGGATGAAACTAGTGAAATTGGTAAAACC AtagttaaatatgatattaatgataCACAAACAATTATGACACCTAAAGAGGAGCACAAGGAACCCGAAACAGAGGTGATATCAGAAGATGAAATGCCAGTTGACAATATGCCTGTTGACACTGAAGCTGTGTCTGAAGATGAATTACCACCAACCACTTTAGCTGATCAAACTGAAATAGTATCTGATGAAGAGCTGCCTAGTGAAAATGGcacatctaaaataaaaaggtgTCAAATTCTTGAGGAAAAAGAAGATGATAATGAATCTCAGCCCgcaaaaaaagtcaaaactgAAGAAGTAAAACCAATTACTGAACTTGATAAGTTTTGGCAAGCTGTTAAAGATGACCCATCAGATTTTGCTGGATGGACTTATCTGCTACAATATGTTGATCAAGAGAATATTGCTGAGAATGCGAGAGAAGCATATGATAAATTCTTGGAGCTGTACCCATATTGTTACGGCTATTGGAGAAAATTTGCTGATTTTGAGAaaagaaataacaataaagagGAATGTGAAGTAGTCTTTCAACGTGGCTTGAATGCCATACCACTCAGTGTTGATTTATGGATTCATTATATGACATACCTAAAAACACAGCATGCTGATGATGTGGATCTTATACGTAGCAAGTTTGAGAAAGGCTTGGAAATGTGTGGACTTGAGTATCGCTCAGATCGGTTATGGGACCATTATATTAAGTGGGAAATTGAACAGAATAAGTTAATCAATGCTTTTAACATATACAATCGTCTTCTTGCTACACAAACATTAGGCTATTtgcaacattttgaaaattttaaagagTTTGTGAACAAGAATGCGCCtgataagattttaaatgCTAAGGAATATCTTGAATTAAGACAGCAAGTAGCTGAAAGAATTAGGTTGAGTGGAAATGGAGAACTGTTGACTGACGATTCTGCACCACCAGGAGAAGAAGAAAACACTTTTTTATCTGATGTGTCAGAAAAAGAATTAGCtttattaaaagaaactaTCAttgaatcaaaacaaaaaattaacaagGAAACAGCTAAAGAAATAGCTAAGCGCCAAGCATTTGAAGAAGGTATCAAGAGACCTTATTTTCATGTAAAACCTTTAGAAAAATGCCAGATagaaaattggaaaaattatattttattggaaaaGGAAGCCGGGGACCATCAACGTATTGTTGTTTTGTATGAAAGATGTCTAATACCATGTGCTTTGTATGAAGATTTTTGGTTAAGTTATTTGGATTATTTAGAATCATTAGATTTTGATGTAAgcgatttattaaaaagctTATACTTACGCGCCTGTTTGGTTCACCATCGCAAGTCTCCAGAATTGCATTTGAAATGGTCAGCTTTTGAAGAGAGTAAAGGCAACTTAGACAAAGCTGCTGAAATTCTGAAAAACCTTGATGATGCCGTTCCACATATGttgcaaattatttacagGCGCATTAATTTGGAGAAACGAAGAGACCAATTTGATAAAGTATGTGAATTGTatgaacattatataaatacttctcATACAAAGTTTCTTACCTCTAATAttgctataaaatatgcacGTTTCCTTTGGAAATGTGCAAGTAAAATCGACAAGGCCATCGAATTGATCAcagaaatcattaataaagaCAAAGACAATATGCAAGATAATGCGAGGCTATTGTTACAACTCATCGAGCTTAAAATGAGTGTGAAGCCATTAAACGAAAAATcagttattcaaatatttgatgaaatattATCGATGAGCAGTGTAAATTTAGAgcagaaaatattgttttctcaACGTAAATTGGAATTTATTGAGGATTATACTTGtgattatatatcattacgtAAAGCCACCAATGAGTTTAAGAGTTATACAGAGTTGCTTGCTAAAGAGAAGAAAAAAGCATTAGCTGCGGTTGAAGAAGAAAAATCTAGAATTGAAAAAGAAATGAAAGTGAAACAGGCTCAAGATATCGCAGCTTCTTCAAATTCTCAGACAGCGTCCACCAACTATCAGCCGTACAATACCACCGGATATTACCCACAACAATACGCTACTGGATACAATCAAGCAGCTTATCAACAATATGCCCCTACTGGACAAGATTATTCATATCAGTATCAAAATTGGAGCTATCCACAAGCAACAAACTACAATCAGACATGGGGATCTTACAATTATAGTGGCACAGGAAGTGGTGGAAGTGGAGgatattaa
- the LOC113560281 gene encoding 60S ribosomal protein L10a, translating into MSSKVSKDTLYEAVNEVLSQAKTHKKNFLQTVELQIGLKNYDPQKDKRFSGTIKLKHIPRPKMKVCILGDQQHCDEAEVNKVPFMDVEALKKLNKNKKLVKKLAKRYDAFLASEALIKQIPRLLGPGLNKAGKFPGLLSHQESMNMKIDEVKATIKFQMKKVLCLCVAVGHVDMKSDELAHNIHLSINFLVSLLKKHWQNVRSLHIKSTMGPPQRLY; encoded by the exons ATGTCGTCGAAAGTATCTAAGGATACGCTGTACGAGGCCGTCAACGAGGTGTTGAGCCAGGCCAAGACACATAAGAAAAACTTTTTGCAAACTGTCGAATTGCAAATTGGTCTCAAGAACTACGATCCACAAAAGGACAAGCGTTTCTCCGGCACCATCAAATTGAAGCACATCCCCAGGCCCAAGATGAAGGTGTGCATTCTTGGTGATCAACAGCATTGTGACGAAGCCGAG gTAAACAAGGTGCCTTTCATGGATGTTGAAGCCTTAAAGAAGCTTAACAAGAACAAGAAATTAGTGAAGAAATTGGCCAAACGATACGATGCGTTCTTAGCCAGTGAAGCTCTTATCAAACAAATCCCACGTTTGTTAGGACCCGGTTTAAACAAAGCTGGAAAGTTTCCTGGTCTCTTGTCCCATCAAGAGTCGATGAACATGAAAATTGATGAAGTTAAAGCCACTATTAAGTTCCAAATGAAAAAG gtATTGTGTTTGTGTGTTGCCGTTGGTCATGTTGATATGAAATCTGATGAATTGGCTCACAACATCCATCTTTCAATCAATTTCTTAGTTTCATTGTTGAAGAAACATTGGCAAAACGTTAGGTCGCTGCACATCAAGTCAACAATGGGACCCCCACAACGTTTGTACTAA
- the LOC113560280 gene encoding LOW QUALITY PROTEIN: protein fuzzy (The sequence of the model RefSeq protein was modified relative to this genomic sequence to represent the inferred CDS: deleted 1 base in 1 codon), with protein MFDVVCTTANGGIPIFYRKNSKMDSVPFTTFSTLNAVITFADVQNVQFKAIHTDKHSFIWHAIGDSLILAGIGDLNDSTIKTGLELISTLIKMIIGDENIYNKNADRIKREIKPCLPIIDYILRSLTSVTIEKHLINIIETQSMKDNKAINNCLYNWSETICSDLCWVIVDKKLSAATKDWWDLHVSDRKLLITIILANCYDQITSADIPIFLPHSSTKVLLRLVCCMVVQDVWTAAICGPTPNLDDIEINAAKSFRTVINYFRPNNPKFELTSGYIIVNTNLFKFMQNYYSSTDVQQGIVQFYNKIVSRLMNDNVMGSEVSCTGKNHNYYAISSNGITLCLAYPSKHNMVTIRYYAKQTFQQHLSDING; from the exons atgtttgacGTGGTGTGCACTACAGCTAACGGGGGAATTCCGATATTTTAccgaaaaaatagtaaaatggaTTCG GTACCGTTTACTACATTTTCAACATTAAATGCTGTAATAACATTTGCAGATGtacaaaatgttcaatttaaaGCTATTCATACAGATAAACATTCTTTTATTTGGCATGCCATTGGAGacag tttaattttagctGGCATTGGTGATTTAAATGATTCTACAATAAAAACTGGCCTAGAACTGATATCAACTTTAATAAAGATGATTATTGGAGATGAAAACATATACAATAAGAATGCAGATAGAATAAAACGGGAAATAAAA ccatgtttacctattattgattatatattgaGAAGCTTAACATCTGTAACGatagaaaaacatttaataaacataattgaaACACAATCAATGAAGGATAATAAAGCAATAAAT aatTGTTTGTACAATTGGTCAGAAACAATCTGTAGTGATCTTTGTTGGGTTATTGTGGATAAGAAATTAAGTGCTGCAACAAAGGATTGGTGGGATTTACATGTTAgcgatagaaaattattaataacaattattttagccAATTGTTATGACCAAATTACTTCAGCTGATATTCCAATTTTCCTGCCTCATTCGAGTACTAAG GTTCTTTTAAGGTTAGTATGTTGCATGGTTGTACAAGATGTTTGGACAGCAGCTATTTGTGGACCTACACCAAATTTAGatgatattgaaattaatgctGCCAAAAGTTTTAGAACa gttatcaattattttcgtcctaataatcctaaatttgaattaacatctgg gtacatCATAGTGAACACAAACTTGTTCAAATTTATGCAAAATTATTACTCAAGTACAGATGTACAACAAGGAATTgtacagttttataataaaattgtatcacgTCTTATGAATG ATAATGTAATGGGAAGCGAAGTCTCGTGTACGGGGAAAAATCATAACTATTATGCTATAAGTTCGAATGgtattacattatgtttagCATATCcaagtaaacataatatggttACAAtcag ATACTATGCGAAGCAAACTTTTCAGCAACATTTATCTGATATCAACGGTTAA